The following coding sequences are from one Lysinibacillus sp. FSL W8-0992 window:
- a CDS encoding peptidylprolyl isomerase, protein MLARSKVLYFVFSLMALAFVLTGCGTSKEDKTVEEKVDYASAVKENPIVTITMNDDKKIVIELEPKVAPNTVANFISLVKDGFYDGLIFHRVIPGFMVQGGDPAGNGSGGPEYSINGEFTNNGFENNLKHERGVISMARTNNNPNSAGSQFFIMVEEASNLDGDYAAFGKVIEGMETVDEIVAVDRDATDKPFEDQIMKKVEVDTKGFDYPAPVVQK, encoded by the coding sequence ATGTTGGCACGATCTAAAGTATTGTATTTTGTCTTTAGTCTGATGGCACTAGCTTTTGTTCTGACAGGTTGTGGAACATCAAAAGAGGATAAGACAGTGGAAGAAAAAGTAGATTATGCATCTGCAGTGAAAGAAAATCCAATTGTGACAATTACGATGAATGACGATAAAAAAATTGTTATTGAACTAGAGCCTAAAGTAGCACCGAATACAGTTGCTAATTTTATTTCTTTAGTAAAAGATGGTTTTTATGATGGGCTTATTTTTCATCGTGTAATTCCTGGCTTTATGGTTCAAGGTGGAGATCCTGCTGGAAATGGATCTGGTGGACCAGAGTACTCGATTAACGGTGAGTTTACGAATAATGGCTTTGAAAATAATTTAAAACATGAGCGCGGTGTTATTTCAATGGCACGGACGAATAACAATCCAAATTCTGCGGGCTCACAATTTTTTATTATGGTAGAAGAAGCGTCCAATCTTGATGGAGATTACGCTGCATTTGGAAAAGTCATCGAAGGTATGGAAACGGTAGATGAGATTGTTGCAGTTGATCGAGACGCTACAGATAAGCCGTTCGAAGATCAAATCATGAAAAAAGTCGAAGTGGATACAAAGGGCTTTGACTATCCTGCACCAGTAGTGCAAAAATAG
- a CDS encoding metallophosphoesterase, which produces MKSFKRIVKIVLLLMVLIGLFVGYAFKVEPTRLVIHSYDLNEDKGESVKVVQISDIQVSETYTIKQLNRLVEKINQLSPDIIVFTGDLFENFSTFQQKQQVTENLSKLKATVGKYAVWGNRDYGGGAFKIYEDLLTNSGFTLLKNSGVNVTVLNDKKLFIGGLDDGLLGNPDIDQLLSQLDDSFDYKIVLMHEPDMADLLKDTSINLLLAGHSHGGQIKIPFMKTMTTSLAEKYSDGFYTINKSNGMQLYVNTGIGTSRIPARFMVPPEISVFNIHL; this is translated from the coding sequence ATGAAGAGTTTTAAAAGGATTGTAAAAATAGTTTTATTACTGATGGTATTAATAGGTTTATTTGTAGGGTACGCTTTTAAAGTTGAACCAACAAGGCTTGTCATTCATTCGTATGATTTAAATGAAGACAAGGGTGAATCAGTCAAAGTAGTTCAAATATCTGATATTCAAGTTAGTGAAACTTACACAATAAAACAATTAAACCGTTTAGTAGAAAAGATTAATCAATTATCACCTGATATTATTGTTTTTACAGGGGATTTATTCGAAAATTTTTCTACATTTCAACAGAAACAACAAGTAACTGAAAATTTATCAAAGCTTAAAGCTACCGTGGGGAAATATGCAGTTTGGGGAAACCGCGATTACGGTGGTGGTGCTTTTAAAATATATGAAGATTTATTAACGAATTCAGGTTTTACTTTATTAAAAAATAGTGGAGTAAATGTTACTGTATTAAATGATAAGAAGCTATTTATCGGAGGATTGGATGATGGTTTGCTTGGAAATCCAGATATAGACCAATTGTTATCGCAATTGGATGATAGTTTTGATTATAAAATTGTACTTATGCATGAACCAGATATGGCAGACTTATTAAAAGATACTTCAATTAATTTGCTGTTAGCTGGGCATAGTCATGGAGGACAAATAAAAATTCCATTTATGAAAACAATGACTACTTCCTTAGCTGAAAAATATAGTGATGGATTTTATACTATTAATAAAAGCAATGGGATGCAGCTTTATGTAAATACCGGAATAGGGACATCTAGAATTCCAGCTCGTTTTATGGTCCCACCTGAAATCTCCGTTTTTAATATTCATTTGTAA
- a CDS encoding HAMP domain-containing sensor histidine kinase produces MIKLNKIGKKLLLMVSVIMLIVFGVSFLLNNYFSANYYLFKMKNNVNAVYEELKDLTIPQLIETQEKIENDNNVTIVIIQNSGSTDEINENIEFALFKDKIVLNKFWITENSLEKIKEGKTVRLLFNQGKLKSSLLTVLYEKDQHLVLVGTVVAHNTDALKIVNQLYLYSLLLGIIISILLVALFSKKIITPLEKLKNVAKDITNLNFKEVEITSGDEIEELSHSINEMSNSLKNVHSQLEKKNQSLNTLISSISHEVKTPLSLIQAYTIGIKDGFDDGSYTDIILEQVNYTSEMVDYLIKLSKIHELEVKKEPFELKHLIQKIITQYNISLRNNNVHVVQNLDSIQHSFIYEDSNQIEIVMNNLISNAIKYGEEQYFEINLTNEDKNKIKFSIRNKTTSLQQEHLPFIWDAFYVAEESRNKEISGTGLGLSIVASILAKNDLQYEVVLVDSYIRFTIWFDLVESK; encoded by the coding sequence ATGATAAAGTTGAATAAAATTGGAAAGAAATTGTTATTGATGGTGAGTGTAATTATGCTCATCGTTTTCGGTGTTTCCTTTTTGTTAAACAATTACTTTTCCGCTAATTATTATTTATTTAAAATGAAAAATAATGTTAACGCCGTTTATGAAGAGCTAAAGGATTTAACAATTCCACAACTAATAGAAACACAAGAAAAAATTGAAAATGATAATAACGTTACAATTGTTATTATTCAAAATAGCGGTAGTACCGATGAAATTAATGAAAATATCGAATTTGCATTGTTTAAAGATAAAATTGTTTTAAATAAATTTTGGATTACGGAGAATTCTCTAGAAAAAATAAAGGAAGGAAAAACAGTAAGACTATTATTTAATCAAGGAAAACTAAAGTCGAGCCTTCTAACTGTGCTGTATGAGAAAGATCAACATTTAGTGTTAGTAGGAACAGTAGTTGCTCATAATACAGATGCTTTAAAAATAGTAAACCAATTATATTTATATTCCTTATTGCTAGGAATTATAATTAGTATATTATTGGTAGCACTATTCTCTAAGAAAATTATTACTCCTTTAGAGAAATTAAAAAACGTAGCAAAAGATATTACAAATTTAAACTTTAAAGAAGTGGAGATAACCTCAGGCGATGAAATTGAGGAGTTGTCACACAGTATTAATGAAATGAGTAATTCTTTGAAAAATGTTCATTCACAATTAGAAAAGAAAAATCAAAGTTTAAATACGTTAATTTCAAGTATCTCTCATGAAGTAAAAACACCCTTGTCATTAATACAAGCATATACAATTGGTATTAAAGATGGTTTTGATGATGGCTCCTATACGGATATTATTTTAGAACAAGTAAATTACACTTCAGAAATGGTGGATTATTTAATCAAATTATCTAAAATCCACGAATTAGAAGTGAAAAAAGAGCCATTCGAATTAAAGCATCTTATTCAAAAAATTATTACACAATATAATATTTCATTAAGAAATAACAATGTGCATGTAGTGCAAAATTTAGATTCAATACAACATTCCTTTATTTATGAAGATAGTAATCAAATAGAGATTGTAATGAATAATTTAATAAGCAACGCCATTAAATATGGCGAAGAGCAGTATTTCGAAATCAACTTAACAAATGAAGATAAAAACAAAATAAAGTTCTCGATACGAAATAAAACGACAAGTTTGCAACAAGAGCATCTTCCTTTTATTTGGGATGCATTCTACGTAGCAGAAGAATCGAGGAACAAAGAAATTAGCGGGACAGGCTTAGGATTGTCGATTGTTGCTAGCATCTTAGCTAAAAATGATTTACAGTATGAAGTGGTGTTAGTAGACTCGTATATTCGTTTTACGATATGGTTTGATTTAGTTGAATCAAAATAA
- a CDS encoding response regulator transcription factor: MNILIADDEKHMTAILKTYFEKEGFNVSIAFEGEEALEIFYSKKIDLAVLDWMMPKLSGIEVCREIKKVSLTKVVMLTAKSSNDDEFMALDIGADEYIRKPFDPRILILRVKKMLGTEKLAEIRNLKINLQSKKVFKDEEDIVLSKKEYDLLKILYENKGQVLSRNSLLSMVWGLDYLGEERTVDTHINRLRDKIGDDHIITHRGMGYSFNDKVE; encoded by the coding sequence GTGAATATACTAATAGCTGATGATGAGAAACACATGACTGCTATCTTGAAAACCTACTTTGAAAAGGAAGGTTTTAATGTCAGTATTGCTTTTGAAGGAGAAGAAGCACTTGAAATTTTTTATTCAAAAAAAATCGATCTTGCAGTTTTGGATTGGATGATGCCTAAGTTAAGTGGCATTGAAGTATGCAGAGAAATAAAGAAAGTAAGCTTAACGAAAGTGGTCATGTTAACAGCAAAGTCGTCCAATGATGATGAATTTATGGCATTAGATATTGGGGCAGATGAATATATTCGTAAGCCATTTGATCCGCGAATATTAATTTTAAGAGTGAAAAAAATGCTTGGAACAGAAAAGTTGGCTGAAATAAGGAATTTGAAAATCAATTTACAAAGTAAGAAAGTATTTAAGGACGAAGAAGACATAGTACTCTCTAAAAAAGAATATGACTTATTGAAGATTTTATATGAAAATAAAGGGCAAGTATTATCTAGAAATTCTTTGTTATCAATGGTTTGGGGCTTGGACTATCTTGGTGAGGAACGTACAGTCGATACGCACATTAATAGGCTGCGTGACAAGATTGGAGATGACCATATTATAACCCATAGAGGAATGGGGTATAGCTTTAATGATAAAGTTGAATAA
- a CDS encoding glycoside hydrolase family 5 protein has product MRVNQNRSKRSILSLIIVFVLLLVGGCASKQEEEKQINIEAGTLASKLSFWDEQKKGTNFMNSKSIPENYTEVNKENIEFIRLAPDKWSKDRDFLFNDQPDSNPKKDFLIGNVDHYEGIVEEDFEALKADLDAAYERGSKVVLTVLSLPGNRWRQFNNRQNDDRIWQDLSYHQQSAQFWQDLATRLKDHPAVVGYNLVNEPHPETATGFNDFWTQDYSDWYSQVENTAADLNKLYETIVEAIRLVDKETPIILNSGLYATPWAFEYLKPIQDDNVLYAFHMYEPYEMTSQNRKRGFEYAYPGKVKVGEQKTEKMFNKDTLKDFLQPVDKWAEENNIPANRIIAEEFGINRMVKGADQYLSDLISIFDEYGWHWAFYAFREDTWEGMDYQLGEQPPNWKYWEAFEKGKLPNREQVEVSNPLWGALKNGLEK; this is encoded by the coding sequence ATGAGAGTCAATCAAAATCGTTCGAAAAGGAGTATTCTTTCGTTAATTATAGTTTTTGTCCTATTACTCGTAGGAGGATGTGCAAGTAAACAGGAAGAAGAAAAACAAATAAATATAGAGGCAGGTACACTAGCAAGCAAGTTATCATTTTGGGATGAACAGAAAAAAGGTACCAATTTCATGAATTCAAAATCCATACCAGAAAACTATACAGAAGTTAATAAAGAAAACATCGAATTTATACGCTTAGCTCCAGATAAATGGTCAAAGGACAGAGATTTTTTATTTAATGATCAGCCAGATTCAAATCCCAAAAAAGATTTTTTAATTGGTAATGTAGATCATTATGAAGGTATTGTAGAAGAAGATTTTGAAGCATTAAAAGCAGACTTGGATGCAGCTTATGAACGAGGTTCAAAAGTAGTGTTAACAGTTTTAAGTTTGCCAGGAAATCGTTGGAGACAATTTAATAATCGTCAAAACGATGATCGAATATGGCAGGATTTAAGTTATCATCAGCAATCAGCGCAGTTTTGGCAAGATCTTGCTACTAGATTGAAGGATCATCCCGCTGTTGTTGGATATAATTTAGTGAATGAGCCACACCCTGAAACAGCTACAGGATTTAATGATTTTTGGACGCAGGATTATAGTGACTGGTACAGTCAAGTGGAAAATACAGCTGCCGATTTAAATAAATTGTATGAAACGATTGTAGAAGCGATTCGCTTGGTGGATAAAGAAACACCGATTATTCTTAATTCTGGATTATATGCAACTCCTTGGGCATTTGAGTATCTGAAACCAATCCAGGATGATAATGTACTGTACGCATTTCATATGTATGAGCCATATGAAATGACAAGTCAAAATCGTAAACGAGGATTCGAGTATGCTTATCCTGGCAAGGTGAAAGTAGGAGAGCAGAAAACGGAAAAAATGTTTAATAAAGATACTTTAAAAGACTTTTTACAACCTGTAGATAAGTGGGCAGAAGAAAATAATATTCCTGCTAATCGAATCATTGCGGAAGAATTCGGCATTAACCGAATGGTCAAAGGTGCTGATCAATATTTATCAGATCTTATTTCAATTTTTGATGAATATGGCTGGCATTGGGCGTTCTATGCATTCCGTGAAGACACATGGGAAGGCATGGATTATCAATTAGGAGAGCAACCGCCAAATTGGAAATATTGGGAGGCATTTGAAAAAGGAAAGCTACCAAATCGAGAACAAGTAGAAGTAAGTAATCCATTATGGGGTGCCCTGAAAAATGGATTAGAAAAGTAA
- a CDS encoding sigma-70 family RNA polymerase sigma factor gives MKSNETNFIQRLQFGKEDALEYIVDNYLSLIKGITYKVLSPFNNQGMIDECVNDILLSVWHHAKDFDGDSAKFKSWICSIAKFKAIDYYRKAAKNIEVSSDYLEPSSADSLEKDLLRNENRSELMQLINRLDPIDQQIFIRKFFLGEHSEDIARRFGKTKASIDNRIYRCKKKLKVHASDFFTGGSMV, from the coding sequence ATGAAATCTAATGAAACAAATTTTATCCAGCGTCTGCAATTTGGAAAAGAAGACGCACTCGAATATATTGTGGACAACTATTTATCCCTAATAAAGGGCATTACCTATAAAGTGCTATCTCCATTTAATAACCAAGGCATGATAGATGAATGCGTGAATGATATTTTGTTATCTGTGTGGCATCATGCTAAAGATTTCGATGGTGATTCTGCGAAATTCAAAAGTTGGATTTGTTCGATAGCGAAGTTTAAGGCCATTGATTATTACAGAAAAGCTGCTAAAAATATAGAGGTTTCCAGTGATTACTTGGAGCCTTCTAGTGCTGACTCTTTAGAAAAGGATTTGCTGCGCAATGAAAATAGATCGGAACTCATGCAATTGATTAACCGACTTGATCCGATTGATCAACAAATCTTTATTCGAAAATTTTTCCTTGGTGAACATTCAGAAGACATCGCTCGCAGATTTGGAAAAACGAAAGCTTCTATCGACAATCGCATTTACCGCTGTAAAAAGAAACTAAAAGTACATGCATCTGATTTTTTTACGGGAGGTAGTATGGTATGA
- a CDS encoding DUF4179 domain-containing protein has protein sequence MKNIYKHLNDLDIDIEEFEEMEVSAFEKARVKKELLKNIHASKQKKWKKSVTAASLALGLIASTLLGLSFTANAEEIPILGNIFKFFNNDGLSVDYKENANLINGVANSNGIKVTVNDAIYDGEKLIVTYTIETNKYMGETLHIKGIPLIENKGDGINEVSRIDENKYVGKATTFTEEKYSSINVNWKLDYILSDLTTDKEHITGDWQFSFHLDKANITVQNIQQHSETEGISVNIENITLTPTSFQINYEQAVSKEIENEWDMADIDIEVKDNLGHQYVSNYHGGAGTNDVKMTWNKTFQALNPEASKLIITPKVTLSDYDGVDYNTDGSIKGKYRLMNSKASLKEFDMDEIIVEIEK, from the coding sequence ATGAAAAATATTTATAAGCACTTAAATGATTTGGACATTGACATAGAAGAGTTTGAAGAAATGGAAGTCAGTGCGTTTGAAAAGGCTAGAGTAAAAAAAGAACTGTTGAAAAATATTCACGCTAGCAAACAAAAGAAATGGAAAAAGTCCGTAACTGCTGCTTCTCTTGCATTAGGTTTAATTGCCTCCACCCTCTTAGGTTTATCGTTTACTGCTAACGCAGAAGAGATTCCAATTCTAGGTAATATCTTTAAATTTTTTAACAACGATGGCTTATCTGTAGACTATAAAGAAAATGCCAATCTAATAAATGGAGTTGCCAATAGCAATGGTATCAAGGTAACAGTGAATGATGCCATATATGATGGTGAAAAGCTCATTGTCACATATACAATTGAAACTAATAAATACATGGGGGAAACACTTCATATTAAGGGAATCCCGCTGATAGAAAATAAAGGTGATGGAATAAACGAGGTTTCGCGAATAGATGAAAATAAATATGTTGGGAAAGCCACAACTTTTACTGAGGAGAAGTATAGTTCCATCAATGTAAATTGGAAGCTTGATTATATCCTTTCAGATCTGACAACTGATAAAGAGCACATTACTGGTGACTGGCAATTCAGTTTTCATTTAGACAAAGCAAATATTACAGTGCAAAACATTCAACAGCACAGTGAAACGGAAGGCATTTCAGTAAATATTGAAAATATCACGCTTACACCAACATCATTCCAAATCAATTACGAACAAGCTGTTTCGAAGGAAATAGAAAATGAATGGGATATGGCAGATATAGATATTGAAGTAAAAGATAATTTAGGACATCAATATGTTAGCAACTATCATGGCGGGGCCGGTACAAATGATGTCAAAATGACTTGGAATAAAACCTTCCAGGCGCTAAATCCTGAGGCATCCAAACTCATCATCACACCAAAAGTAACACTCTCGGATTATGACGGAGTCGATTACAATACGGATGGCTCCATTAAAGGGAAATATAGATTGATGAATAGTAAAGCAAGCTTAAAAGAATTTGATATGGACGAGATTATCGTTGAAATCGAAAAATAA
- the cntE gene encoding staphylopine family metallophore export MFS transporter CntE, which yields MTGKNSSLMESTFTPLSLAMLQLYLLSMLFFTASSILTIIFPLQAEKSGISEGEIGFIMGITMFICMILRPWAGQMIAKYSVKKMMKWLLVGHAVTLTLYILFGIHSLYVVRVLQGIVLAFFSMSMQLGISDLLRNKDRGQGMSMYTLSTVMPSLYGPILAINLWQQLDEKYLIGCIIVLAILPLLLFIRAPLPQDQKTVLAFSFRELLGAVKKTTSSKGLVIAAITMILGSTIIGAISTFLPLYMLKFNLGNIAVYLFIQALVVVGSRFILRKRIPSDGHWHPSFIILVLLSSTIGTTMLAFGEHLGYFIYLSAMFNGLASAMLYPTIVTYISFAIPEKKKHILLGVYLATYDLGFSFGSFVMGIVVQLTSYAIMFIVCSIVALIAIGLVLLKRNIR from the coding sequence ATGACAGGTAAAAATAGTAGTTTAATGGAAAGTACTTTTACACCACTTTCTTTAGCAATGCTTCAACTCTATTTATTATCAATGTTATTTTTCACAGCATCTTCAATTTTAACAATTATTTTTCCGCTGCAGGCTGAGAAAAGTGGTATTTCTGAAGGTGAAATAGGCTTTATAATGGGCATCACCATGTTTATATGTATGATCTTAAGACCGTGGGCTGGCCAGATGATTGCGAAGTATAGTGTGAAAAAAATGATGAAATGGCTTTTAGTAGGGCATGCTGTCACACTTACGCTTTATATATTATTTGGTATTCATAGCCTTTACGTTGTGCGAGTGTTGCAGGGAATCGTACTCGCCTTTTTTTCAATGTCGATGCAACTAGGCATAAGTGACTTGTTAAGAAATAAAGATCGTGGACAAGGCATGTCAATGTATACTCTTTCAACAGTTATGCCTTCTCTCTATGGTCCTATATTGGCTATAAATCTTTGGCAACAATTAGATGAAAAATACTTAATTGGTTGTATTATCGTATTGGCAATTTTGCCGTTACTTTTATTTATTCGTGCTCCTTTACCACAAGATCAAAAGACAGTTCTTGCTTTTTCATTTCGAGAATTGCTTGGTGCAGTCAAAAAAACGACCAGTAGTAAAGGACTCGTTATTGCAGCTATTACAATGATATTAGGTTCTACAATAATTGGTGCAATATCGACGTTTTTACCTCTATATATGTTAAAGTTCAATCTTGGGAATATAGCAGTATATTTATTTATCCAAGCGCTTGTTGTAGTAGGAAGTCGTTTTATTTTGCGAAAACGAATCCCCTCTGACGGACATTGGCATCCGAGTTTCATTATACTTGTACTTTTGTCATCCACCATTGGAACAACAATGCTAGCCTTCGGGGAACATCTTGGCTACTTCATTTATCTCTCTGCTATGTTTAATGGTTTAGCATCTGCCATGTTATATCCTACAATTGTGACCTACATATCGTTTGCCATTCCAGAAAAGAAAAAACATATTTTACTAGGGGTCTATCTTGCAACTTATGATTTAGGATTTTCATTTGGGAGTTTTGTGATGGGTATTGTTGTACAGCTGACATCGTATGCCATAATGTTTATTGTATGCTCCATTGTGGCTCTTATAGCTATTGGATTAGTACTGTTAAAACGTAATATTCGCTAA
- a CDS encoding sigma factor-like helix-turn-helix DNA-binding protein, whose translation MIQNQLLKNFLKNPEIKELYQSYLEKPTARKKELIEKLFQIHGRKIQLLSYFSQTLTFESQKFDKKIRHNSKLNQLILDKSIDGGSKLLDLIPDEQNLHNFEFYTPVESCKLEMIFEDKQLYEIVSRLSAKQKEILYFLFVKDWTEGELAMELGVSIQAINKIKNQALRKIKEEYELAKQNIKDKN comes from the coding sequence TTGATTCAAAATCAGTTACTTAAAAACTTCTTGAAAAACCCAGAAATAAAAGAGCTGTATCAAAGTTATTTAGAAAAGCCTACTGCTCGCAAAAAAGAATTGATTGAAAAATTGTTTCAAATTCATGGTCGAAAGATTCAACTGCTTAGTTATTTTTCACAAACTTTAACTTTTGAATCTCAAAAATTTGATAAAAAAATTCGCCATAACAGTAAACTTAATCAATTGATATTAGATAAAAGCATCGATGGAGGGAGCAAATTGCTTGATTTAATTCCAGATGAACAAAACCTTCATAATTTTGAATTCTACACTCCTGTTGAATCTTGTAAATTAGAAATGATTTTTGAAGATAAACAACTGTACGAAATCGTTTCTAGATTAAGTGCAAAACAAAAGGAGATTCTGTACTTCCTTTTTGTGAAGGATTGGACTGAAGGAGAATTGGCTATGGAGCTTGGTGTTTCGATACAAGCTATCAATAAGATCAAAAATCAAGCGTTACGAAAAATTAAAGAAGAGTATGAATTGGCAAAGCAGAATATTAAAGATAAGAATTAA
- a CDS encoding nucleoid-associated protein, translated as MLEVSESKLAQYVVHYVSDTLVLGEEAFSQPEVMLEAAFTQLAFNKLDFEQQYEFFHESNIGLNEVYTYVKAIFDEEASFLEQSKHIATHLHSASGHPNIKSGELFIGLFDNCFMSTEVKKVIAIVKIEEKEMFLDVKNEQNKVTVNGIDGINVKKINNMAVIVDMGADEAPVVFMKTKKKEDVVYWQERFLKVKVADEHYHKTNLALTECKKYILKEESFTNPEKLGLLNKTLDYFRSEEEFQVNDYIETVFESADSTQKDIIVNSVKPYETVISESAIAKAEKSYKRKIKLDSAIEIQVNVRDIEQMDELIEVGFDEETNRKFYKIYFNEEV; from the coding sequence ATGTTAGAAGTAAGTGAAAGTAAGTTAGCACAATATGTTGTACATTATGTAAGCGATACCCTTGTTCTTGGAGAGGAAGCATTCTCTCAACCAGAGGTCATGCTAGAAGCAGCGTTTACTCAATTAGCATTTAACAAACTAGACTTTGAGCAGCAATATGAATTTTTTCATGAATCAAATATTGGATTAAATGAAGTGTATACGTACGTGAAAGCCATTTTTGATGAGGAAGCTAGTTTCCTTGAACAGTCCAAACATATTGCCACGCACTTACATAGTGCATCTGGTCATCCAAATATTAAAAGCGGCGAGTTATTTATTGGACTATTTGACAATTGTTTTATGTCGACAGAAGTAAAGAAAGTTATTGCCATTGTCAAAATTGAAGAAAAAGAAATGTTTTTAGATGTAAAAAATGAACAAAATAAAGTGACTGTCAATGGCATCGACGGCATTAATGTAAAGAAAATCAATAATATGGCCGTCATTGTAGATATGGGGGCAGACGAAGCGCCAGTTGTCTTTATGAAAACGAAAAAGAAAGAAGATGTCGTTTACTGGCAAGAACGTTTTTTGAAAGTTAAAGTAGCTGATGAACATTATCATAAAACAAACTTAGCATTAACTGAATGTAAAAAATATATTTTAAAAGAAGAGAGTTTTACCAATCCCGAAAAGTTAGGCCTTTTAAACAAAACGCTCGATTATTTCCGCAGTGAAGAAGAATTTCAAGTAAACGACTATATTGAAACTGTATTTGAATCAGCAGATTCAACGCAAAAAGATATTATTGTGAATTCAGTCAAGCCCTACGAAACTGTGATTTCCGAAAGTGCCATTGCAAAAGCTGAGAAAAGCTATAAACGTAAAATCAAACTGGATTCCGCAATTGAAATTCAAGTGAACGTACGTGATATTGAGCAAATGGATGAGCTAATTGAAGTTGGCTTTGATGAGGAAACGAATCGCAAATTTTATAAAATCTATTTTAATGAAGAAGTATAA
- a CDS encoding DinB family protein, producing the protein MFHLKDVLSDQLLANANDPSWYVPLTEAVKNLTEEEAFWKVSEESNSIAEIVQHLLYWNETWQTRYKENSIHAVQAVGSNDSTFTISENKTFVELQQQLLTVLLYWQELLSEQQLESEVKGYFNANWWQVVGNVTTHNAYHIGQIVYIRKMQKSWQR; encoded by the coding sequence ATGTTTCACCTAAAAGATGTTTTATCCGATCAGTTGTTAGCGAATGCAAACGATCCAAGCTGGTACGTCCCATTGACAGAGGCTGTTAAAAATCTAACAGAGGAAGAAGCTTTTTGGAAGGTAAGTGAGGAAAGTAATAGTATTGCTGAAATTGTACAGCATTTACTTTATTGGAATGAAACGTGGCAAACGAGATATAAAGAAAATAGTATACATGCAGTTCAGGCGGTAGGGAGTAATGACAGTACGTTTACCATTTCAGAAAATAAAACATTCGTTGAACTTCAGCAACAGCTATTAACAGTCCTTTTATATTGGCAAGAATTATTATCAGAACAACAGCTTGAAAGCGAAGTAAAAGGGTATTTTAATGCAAATTGGTGGCAAGTAGTGGGGAATGTGACAACGCATAATGCCTACCATATCGGTCAAATTGTTTATATACGGAAGATGCAAAAGAGCTGGCAGCGGTAA